A region of Streptomyces sp. WMMC500 DNA encodes the following proteins:
- a CDS encoding TatD family hydrolase, with protein sequence MRIFDPHIHMTSRTTDDYAAMYDAGVRALVEPSFWLGQPRTSPESFYDYFDSLLGWEPFRAAQYGIAHHCTLALNPKEANDPRLLPVLEELPRYLLKDHVVAVGEIGYDSMTPEEDHALAAQLELAADHGLPAMVHTPHRDKAAGLARTLDVVRESRLAPERVILDHLNETTVAAARDSGCWAAFSIYPDTKMDEDRMVRILREYGTERMLVNSAADWGRSDPLKTRRTADAMLAAGFTDADVDKVLWQNPVEFYGQSGRLELEPEKPEAGGATYEGNSILRGGS encoded by the coding sequence ATGCGCATCTTCGACCCGCACATCCACATGACGTCCCGCACGACCGATGACTACGCGGCCATGTACGACGCGGGCGTGCGCGCCCTCGTCGAGCCCTCCTTCTGGCTGGGGCAGCCGCGTACCTCCCCGGAGAGCTTCTACGACTACTTCGACTCCCTGCTCGGCTGGGAGCCCTTCCGCGCCGCCCAGTACGGCATCGCGCACCACTGCACCCTCGCCCTCAACCCCAAGGAGGCCAACGACCCGCGCCTCCTGCCGGTGCTGGAGGAACTGCCGCGCTACCTGCTGAAGGACCACGTCGTCGCCGTCGGCGAGATCGGCTACGACTCCATGACCCCCGAGGAGGACCACGCGCTGGCCGCCCAGTTGGAGCTGGCCGCCGACCACGGGCTGCCCGCCATGGTGCACACGCCCCACCGCGACAAGGCCGCGGGGCTCGCCCGCACGCTCGACGTCGTCCGCGAGTCCCGGCTGGCGCCCGAGCGCGTCATCCTCGACCACCTCAACGAGACGACGGTCGCCGCCGCCCGGGACAGCGGCTGCTGGGCGGCCTTCTCCATCTACCCCGACACCAAGATGGACGAGGACCGCATGGTCCGCATCCTGCGCGAGTACGGCACCGAGCGGATGCTCGTCAACTCGGCCGCCGACTGGGGCAGGAGCGACCCGCTCAAGACCCGCAGGACCGCCGACGCCATGCTCGCCGCCGGCTTCACCGACGCCGACGTCGACAAGGTGCTGTGGCAGAACCCGGTGGAGTTCTACGGCCAGAGCGGCCGGCTGGAGCTGGAGCCGGAGAAGCCGGAGGCCGGCGGGGCCACGTACGAAGGGAACTCCATCCTGCGAGGGGGAAGCTGA
- a CDS encoding EboA domain-containing protein, translating into MVTPDPAAPASAASSAASAASASSATVAALRASVDAGLAPEARAWLAAALADAAADTPGPSAGLLAWEAHFAAARRRCGAGAADAVRVLILHAARADEQVATRVYDRGDAAERRAVLRALPHLDLGSGAVPLVEDALRTNDTRLVAAALGPYAAAHLGDHAWRQAVLKCLFTGVPADEIAGLADRAAGDGELARMLTDYARERTAAGRAVPADLDRILALTRKEV; encoded by the coding sequence GTGGTGACTCCCGACCCCGCCGCACCCGCCTCCGCCGCCTCCTCTGCCGCCTCCGCCGCATCCGCCTCCTCCGCAACGGTGGCCGCCCTGCGCGCGTCCGTCGACGCCGGCCTCGCCCCCGAGGCCCGCGCGTGGCTCGCCGCCGCGCTCGCGGACGCCGCCGCGGACACCCCGGGCCCCAGCGCCGGACTGCTCGCCTGGGAGGCCCACTTCGCCGCCGCGCGCCGCCGCTGCGGCGCGGGGGCCGCCGACGCCGTACGCGTGCTGATCCTGCACGCCGCCCGCGCCGACGAGCAGGTCGCCACCCGCGTCTACGACCGCGGGGACGCGGCGGAACGCCGCGCCGTGCTGCGCGCGCTGCCGCACCTGGATCTGGGCTCCGGCGCCGTGCCGCTGGTGGAGGACGCGCTGCGGACCAACGACACCCGCCTCGTCGCCGCCGCCCTCGGCCCGTACGCCGCCGCACACCTGGGTGACCACGCCTGGCGGCAGGCCGTCCTCAAGTGCCTGTTCACCGGCGTGCCCGCCGACGAGATCGCGGGCCTGGCCGACCGCGCCGCCGGCGACGGCGAACTCGCCCGCATGCTCACCGACTACGCCCGCGAGCGGACGGCCGCCGGCCGCGCCGTACCGGCGGACCTCGACCGGATTCTCGCCCTGACCCGCAAGGAGGTGTGA